The Deinococcus betulae genome has a window encoding:
- the rpmB gene encoding 50S ribosomal protein L28, whose product MAKVCEVCGKGPIVVNSVVRRGKARAKGGVGRKVTGITKRVQKPNLQPLTVTRSGVSLRLRVCSKCRKAVA is encoded by the coding sequence ATGGCGAAAGTGTGCGAAGTGTGCGGGAAGGGGCCGATTGTGGTGAACTCGGTTGTTCGCCGTGGTAAGGCCCGCGCGAAAGGCGGCGTCGGCCGTAAGGTTACTGGCATCACCAAACGAGTGCAGAAGCCCAACCTTCAGCCTCTGACAGTTACCCGCAGCGGTGTGAGCCTGCGCCTGCGCGTGTGCAGCAAGTGCCGCAAGGCTGTAGCCTAA
- a CDS encoding GlsB/YeaQ/YmgE family stress response membrane protein has product MSWIVTILVGALCGWLASIIMKTNAQQGAIANILIGIVGSLLAQAVFGNWLNIGGAGAAGDGFSFWSIVWGVVGSVVLIALLKALRILR; this is encoded by the coding sequence ATGAGTTGGATTGTTACGATTTTGGTGGGTGCGCTCTGTGGTTGGTTGGCCAGCATCATCATGAAGACGAATGCTCAGCAGGGTGCGATTGCTAACATCTTGATTGGTATCGTGGGCAGCCTGCTTGCCCAGGCCGTCTTCGGCAACTGGCTCAATATCGGCGGCGCCGGTGCGGCGGGCGACGGCTTCAGCTTCTGGAGCATTGTCTGGGGCGTAGTGGGCAGTGTGGTGCTGATTGCTCTGCTCAAGGCTCTGCGAATTCTGCGTTAA
- the thrC gene encoding threonine synthase, with the protein MPGLLERYRPYLPVTDQTPLLSLSEGATPLISAPALSRHLGVDLYLKYEGLNPTGSFKDRGMVVAVAKAAEAGADTVICASTGNTSAAAAAYASRAGLQCIVLIPDGNIALGKLAQAVAYGARIVAVRGNFDVALQLVRDISESRPIALVNSVNPHRLQGQKTAAFEVVDELGAAPDILALPVGNAGNISAYWMGFREYRSAGKMDGLPRMWGFQASGAAPLARGVDRVENPETLATAIRIGAPASAHLARAAVQESGGLFDHVSDDDIMAAYHLIAREGVFCEPASAAPVAGLLKLHAQGKLSPGQRVVAVLTGNGLKDPGSAMRAVQAPPAVDASMDAVLASLS; encoded by the coding sequence ATGCCTGGACTACTTGAACGCTACCGCCCCTACCTCCCTGTGACGGACCAGACGCCCCTGCTGAGCCTGAGTGAGGGCGCCACACCTCTAATTTCTGCGCCGGCCCTGAGCCGCCACCTGGGCGTTGACCTTTATCTGAAATACGAGGGCCTGAATCCCACCGGCAGTTTTAAAGACCGGGGCATGGTCGTGGCCGTGGCCAAGGCGGCCGAGGCCGGGGCCGACACTGTGATCTGTGCCAGCACCGGCAACACCAGCGCCGCCGCCGCCGCCTACGCCAGCCGCGCGGGCCTCCAGTGCATCGTCCTGATTCCCGACGGGAACATTGCGCTGGGCAAGCTGGCCCAGGCGGTGGCCTACGGCGCGCGCATTGTGGCGGTGCGCGGCAACTTTGATGTGGCGCTGCAACTGGTGCGCGACATCAGCGAGTCGCGCCCGATTGCGCTGGTGAACTCGGTAAACCCACACCGCCTGCAAGGCCAGAAAACAGCGGCTTTTGAAGTGGTTGACGAGTTGGGGGCCGCTCCCGACATCCTGGCGCTGCCAGTGGGCAACGCGGGCAACATCAGCGCCTACTGGATGGGGTTCCGGGAATACCGCAGCGCCGGCAAGATGGACGGGCTCCCGCGCATGTGGGGCTTTCAGGCCAGCGGAGCGGCACCTCTGGCTCGCGGCGTGGACCGGGTCGAGAACCCCGAAACATTGGCCACAGCCATTCGTATCGGCGCGCCGGCTAGCGCCCACCTGGCCAGGGCGGCGGTGCAGGAATCAGGGGGCCTCTTTGACCACGTAAGCGACGACGACATCATGGCGGCCTACCACCTGATTGCGCGTGAAGGTGTGTTTTGCGAGCCCGCCAGCGCCGCGCCCGTGGCGGGCCTGCTGAAACTCCATGCCCAGGGCAAACTCTCGCCCGGCCAGCGCGTGGTGGCGGTGCTGACCGGCAATGGCCTGAAAGACCCCGGCAGCGCCATGCGCGCTGTGCAGGCGCCGCCCGCCGTGGACGCCAGCATGGACGCGGTGCTGGCGAGCCTGTCGTGA
- the thrB gene encoding homoserine kinase, which translates to MTFTVRAPASSANLGPGFDSLGLSVPLFTTLRVTPQATTEVVPLGPDLDGTPADESNYVYQAMLLAARRVGRPLPPARIEIETEVPLARGLGSSAAALVAGIVAGNELLGRPLNDETVLDVAAREEGHPDNVAPALFGGIVVATLDKLGTHYVRLAPPAHLGVTVLVPDFELSTSKARAVLPKEYSRADAVHALSHAALLAAALAQSRLDLLRHAMQDYIHQTWRAPLVPGLSDILEGAWRHGALGAALSGAGPTVLCFHDTREPTAGLHTYLHGVMTKNGLTGRVMDFPIDEGGTVVERDAHTCS; encoded by the coding sequence ATGACCTTCACAGTTCGGGCGCCGGCCAGCAGCGCCAATCTGGGACCGGGTTTCGACAGCCTGGGCCTGAGCGTGCCGCTGTTCACGACCCTGCGCGTAACCCCACAGGCGACGACTGAGGTGGTGCCGCTGGGGCCAGATCTGGACGGCACGCCCGCGGACGAGAGCAACTACGTCTATCAGGCCATGCTGCTGGCCGCCCGGCGGGTGGGACGCCCCCTGCCCCCTGCCCGCATCGAGATTGAAACCGAGGTGCCGCTGGCACGTGGACTGGGCAGCAGCGCCGCCGCCCTGGTGGCGGGCATTGTGGCGGGCAATGAACTGCTGGGCCGGCCCCTGAACGACGAAACGGTGCTGGACGTGGCGGCGCGCGAGGAAGGGCACCCGGACAACGTGGCTCCGGCGCTGTTCGGCGGCATCGTGGTGGCCACTCTGGACAAACTGGGCACCCATTATGTGCGCCTGGCGCCGCCGGCCCACCTGGGCGTGACGGTGCTGGTCCCCGACTTTGAGCTGAGCACCAGTAAAGCCCGCGCCGTACTGCCCAAAGAGTACAGCCGCGCCGACGCCGTTCACGCGCTGTCGCACGCGGCGCTGCTGGCGGCGGCCCTGGCGCAGAGCCGGCTGGACCTGCTGCGCCACGCCATGCAGGACTACATTCACCAGACCTGGCGCGCGCCACTAGTGCCGGGCCTGAGCGACATTCTGGAAGGAGCGTGGCGGCACGGCGCGCTGGGCGCTGCCCTCAGTGGCGCTGGCCCCACCGTCCTGTGTTTTCACGACACGCGGGAGCCGACCGCTGGGTTACACACCTACCTTCACGGCGTCATGACCAAGAACGGCCTGACAGGCCGGGTGATGGACTTTCCGATTGACGAGGGCGGCACTGTCGTCGAGCGCGACGCTCACACCTGTTCTTGA
- a CDS encoding c-type cytochrome: MNEARNRIAGSVLSWALGVTLGVILGVALLILTPRTMGKPAEVMPGSTLPASESAQVGQGAEGMQGEGETASGDEAGAENTSGDTQEEGASTEETGGEATEEGAEGAATEENRAEETNTVNETSAQEPTDEEVAAVGAESEGNIEAGQTIYVSNCSGCHAPNGAGAVGPSLLSDEGVKSWTVAQLVTVLREGRTPTRQLSNVMPRFSEAQISDEQVADLHAYIKTLN; the protein is encoded by the coding sequence ATGAACGAAGCGCGCAACCGAATTGCCGGCAGTGTCCTGTCCTGGGCGCTGGGCGTCACGCTGGGGGTCATCCTGGGGGTGGCCCTGCTGATTCTCACGCCCCGCACCATGGGCAAGCCGGCCGAAGTCATGCCAGGGTCAACCTTGCCGGCCAGTGAAAGCGCTCAGGTGGGGCAGGGCGCCGAAGGCATGCAGGGCGAGGGCGAAACGGCCAGTGGCGATGAGGCCGGTGCCGAAAATACCAGCGGAGACACCCAGGAAGAGGGCGCCAGCACTGAGGAGACCGGAGGCGAGGCCACAGAGGAAGGCGCCGAGGGGGCCGCCACTGAGGAGAACCGCGCCGAGGAAACCAACACCGTCAACGAAACCTCGGCCCAGGAACCGACTGACGAGGAAGTGGCAGCGGTGGGCGCCGAGAGTGAGGGCAACATCGAAGCCGGTCAGACCATCTATGTCAGCAACTGCTCCGGCTGCCACGCCCCCAACGGGGCCGGTGCGGTTGGTCCCTCGCTGCTTAGTGACGAGGGGGTCAAGAGCTGGACTGTGGCGCAGCTGGTCACTGTGCTGCGCGAGGGCCGCACTCCCACCCGTCAGCTGAGCAACGTGATGCCCCGCTTCAGTGAGGCGCAGATCAGCGACGAGCAGGTGGCTGACCTGCACGCCTACATCAAAACCCTGAACTGA
- a CDS encoding MGMT family protein yields MTDPEPAFRDRVLALVARIPAGRVVTYGQLATLAGQPGAARQAGFVLNSLVGGSELPWQRVINAQGRVSTHKLGFGDLQEGLLRAEGIEFDSSGRCDLARWQWWPEDSAQGQATPPTPLL; encoded by the coding sequence ATGACCGATCCCGAACCCGCTTTTCGTGACCGCGTGCTGGCTCTGGTGGCCCGCATCCCAGCAGGCCGGGTTGTGACCTACGGGCAGCTGGCCACGCTGGCTGGTCAGCCCGGAGCGGCGCGGCAGGCAGGCTTCGTGCTGAACAGCCTGGTGGGCGGCTCTGAACTGCCCTGGCAGCGCGTCATCAACGCCCAGGGCCGGGTTAGCACGCACAAGCTGGGCTTCGGCGACCTGCAAGAAGGGCTGCTGCGCGCCGAGGGCATCGAGTTTGACTCGTCGGGCCGCTGCGACCTGGCCCGCTGGCAGTGGTGGCCAGAGGACAGCGCGCAGGGTCAGGCTACCCCGCCCACTCCGCTGTTGTAG